In Lycium ferocissimum isolate CSIRO_LF1 chromosome 7, AGI_CSIRO_Lferr_CH_V1, whole genome shotgun sequence, the sequence TTCGCGCCATcgtctatttttttctttgcttttctgtTTTTATGTTCGGCTTTTTAGACAAGTTTAAGCCCAACTGCCTAATTATTTTTCTACCATTTTGTTATTAAAacgatttttaattaattttaccaaacactcaaaaaatcgaaaacaaattttatgttgtcTATACCTAATCCAAACGAGCTCTATATATACAAGCTGACTTAAGAGTTTTTGTTCTCTCTTAGGTGTCAagaggaggtaggttggaacaGTAATGGGGCAAGTCAGCAGCTCAAGCCTTTCCTTTGTGAGTTATCCTTTACCGACTTCATGACTTTCTTCGTTAGTGTTGTGTTGCACGGGTTTATGACTTATATGACTAGTAAAATCGTATAAACAGTGAAAAGTTTGATGTAACATGCTTTCTTAAGATTAAAGTACTATAAGAGGTTGACAAGCTAACTCCTCTCCCCATTTCCCTTCCCGTACTGCAATAGTTGGATTGCGAGTGAAGGGGCACCTATTGAGAACAAAAAAGGGCAAACTTAAGAATATTAAGTAGAATACtgcaaattgaaaaataaagagaattttttaaaaaaaggaacatAAACAGGGCAGGgcaaaatcatgaacatgctaTGCACCACAGTTTTATATTTGTCTTCAATCTTTTCCTCCCACGAGGCTACTGTTGATCTTTTTCCTCTAGTGtcaaaaacatgtaaatatctaCTCTAGAGTTTAGAGGGGcatcccttttcctttttgacAAGGTAATATAGTTTTGAGGGGTATTCTTAATACCAAGGACAAGCAAGAAACTTCATAGCATAATGCTCTAGATATTATATCAGAATTAATCCATACATATGCATGTAGTTATCCCCTGAAAACATCCACAACAAAAGACAGCCCAAGTTCTCCTTTTCCTGTTAGCCAAATGTAAGGCGAGGTTACAGTGGTCTTCGCAGCTCCAATGCAACAATATTAGTAGCTTAAGTCATCACTAGCACGAACAGAATAACCCTTTGACATGACCACTTCAACTTATAAGACATCTTGTTCAGTGTAAACCATCGCTCTACTTTCACAACATAGATAAATTGCTAAATCCAGAGAAGCTCACAACACCAATGCACAAACCTCTCCATTCTCTCTTGCTGTTTTTTCCACTCCGTTTTTGCAGGAGTGGAGGATGGTTAATTAGCAGAATCCACCTATTTCCAGATTCGATTACCCCAAAATGTCTATACAACTACCATTTTGAAATCAAATAGACCACATTCTACCTCTTTAGTGGGCAATAAACTGCAAGTACAACTGCTGATATTGCTCTCTCCTTGATGTAGTTCATAATCAATGCACTGCTTAGTAACATTGTATCCATATCAGTTATAAGTTTGTAATACCCATTGCTGAGACCTTACTACAAGCTCTCCAGACCTGAAAATCTAAGCAGACTTGATTAAGAggtgaccaaaaaaaaaaaaatctagccTACTGCTGAAAGACCTAACTGATATTTTGAAGTACAACACCTTTGTGGTGCTTTCAGTAATGGATACACCTTACTCACTTTCTAGAAAGACCAGATCTTTGTAAACTCTTTAACTGAAGGGGCAGTAATGCTTTCAGATATCAAATGTATTGACTTTGGAAAGATTTTTCTTATGATGGTAGTGATattgttttttgttttagaAAAACTACCATCCCCTATCACTAACATTGTAAACAAGTATAAGCTATTCGACCATTATTATACTCGTCACTCATTTTCAGAATGTCACTACAGACCTACTGTCTCACTTGCTCAGGATCTGAACTACTCGAACTCAGTTAAATATGGTAATGCCAAGACTCAAAACATTGCACTACATAAAAAGAGTAAAAGACTAAAGGCGCAAAAGCACgagaaagaaaatagaatagCAACATGGAACATGAACAAATATCAAATCTTTATCAACTAATTGCAGAGGAAAGACGTaaacagcttcaattttctgttTGATCCGAGACATAAACAGCTCCAATTTGACATACCAAAATTGTGAGAAAGAAGACGAGGAGGACAAATCTAGTTATCTAGAATCAATCAAAGTTTCTGATTGATAATCCACATACATACACCTGAACAAATTACAGCATAATCTCATTTTTCAATCTCCATTGCTTGTGCAGCTTTAGCTTTGGCCAATGGAGTCATCtttgtcttcaattttttcttcccCACTTGAAATCCACTtccacctttcttcttcttgtccTTACCATCCACCTAAATCACAACATCATCCAAATTAGttcatctttcattttctttgatAAAGTAAACttctattatcatcatcattaaaaaaggcttcttttctttttacaacatacctagtgtaatctGATaagtggggtatggggaaggtagagtgtacgcaaacctcacccctaccttgggaggtagaggagatatttccaatagaccctcgaCTCAAGGAAAAGCATTTTAAAGCAGAccgaaaaaaggaaataagaaaagTGAAGAGACCATGGCAGAATACTTGCTATGACAAAGCATTAAAATACTTGCTATGACAAAGCATTctctaaaaaaaatagtaactacaacaaaataatacgATAAATAATCAAGGTACAAGaaccaacaaatcataacatGGACTCGACGGACAAGAAAAAAtggcttcttttctttttgataaaGTAAATTTTTTATCATCACCATCCAAATGCTCCTCACAACATGAATGTATAGAACTACTATTGAAAAAATCAAGGATTACCCGGTAAAGATCATAACTTTTCTTATTAAATTAGTGCATACATCCCAATGAATGTATAGAACTACTATTGAACAATCAAAGATTACCCAATAAAGATCATAACTTTTCTTACTAAATTACTGCATAACCCAGAGAAATAACCACATAATCAGCAATTAAAGAGGGAAACAATGCATATTTTACAGATAATAATAAAGACACAGTGACTAACCTTCATCTTATTCTTCTTTGCTTGTAGCTTCTTctctaacttttctttctctgCTTTTTCCCCTATATAATTTCACCATCAATCAAAAAATTAGTAACAcaacaatattataaaaaaatagtaaaCAAAATTAAGAATTGTACTTCGAAGATCGTATTCGTGTTGCCTTTTCCGGCGACCCAAATCGTTTTTCTTCGACATTTTGGTGACGGTGGAGGCTCTAggattttctttcttctttctacCAATACCTTAAACCCTAGGGCCCGTTTGGTTTAGAGGACAAGGTAGACTTGAAAAGTTTTCAGCCGCTTATAATATTCCTTCAACTATCATTTAATACTTCGGGTTTCCTCTTTGctaaatttttaataaatacttcataatacattttttttttttttcacaatgCTTAATACCTTAAAATTGTTATTATTGTGCCAACTTTTGTAAGTGGTTTATAGATAAAATTAGAATTCAATTCGTTACGACCTTACACTCAGGGCCGGAGCCACATACGGCTAAGGAGTTCATTCGAACCTCCCCTTGATGAAAAATTACAGGGTTTATACacgattaaaattattttttatagatagtagatattggaccCTCCTTGGACTTTttcgtgtgtttacttcttcatattttaaACTCTCTTATCACACTGTATCTACACTCACCCACCTACCACTTGAAAGATAAGGTGTAAGGTTTGTGTACATTCTACACTCCCCATATTTCACTTGTGGAAGTATGCTGGGTATGTtgtagtagttgttgttattaCGACCTTGAGTTTTTAAATAAATGAGACTAAAAGTTTAAGACATATTTAAAATGGGTCGATTGGACTATGAATTGCATTAGATACACTAATGTCAATAAGCTATTTTATATTTCTGCATAATATAGATTTAACATAATTTTCCGGTCAAGAGATATCACTTGACCTGAGATGATTTTGTCTTACATGTTATAACAGATAATTTTATTACTTTGACACCAATCGAATCGTATCTTTGATGAAAATAAACCTATTGGTACGAGTCTCaatcaatgttttaaaaggcgaggCTTTTTATCTAACACAGGGTGATGTGTAAGCTCCATgaatatttaattattgatatattatatattgataaaagtaatatataaataataataaaaattacattaaaattgtataaaatcatcataaagttaaagaaaacaaaaatttgtCCGGGATACAATTATCGAAGTCTTGTCAAACCAAAAGAGTTTTTGGGAATGACCAacttaacttataaatacttttacCAAATGCATAGATAAATTGaaatatacttataagttaATTTGGTCAACTTATCAGCTTAGACCAAACACCCTCTTCATTtaactttattttcttgattatgAATGattgttatacatatatattatattattttggtattttgtcCTATATTATTTTAGCGAGGATTACATTAGgtatgttgttgaattattttaGTCAGGGTTATATTATATTAGTATCTTTCCGATATTATTTAGGTGCACCTTTCCATGAAATTTTTTCACCTTTTGCCGAAATTTTATTCTGAAAAACTATTTGGACATAGAGTTGTTATAATTTTCCACAAttcaaaaaaatcgaaaaaaattattttcacaatTTCCACTCCAACTCACtcacacaaaataaaaaataactactAGTATAATTTATGTTCATATCCAAACACAAATACTACTagtactactttttttttttaaaacttaataattacaataaatactgtactacttttttctttttctttttctaattcgCCATTTTTATGTCCAAACGCCCACTTATGCAAAGTAGGACTCGTATTTTGGTGGAGTTACCGCGAAATCAACTCTACTGAAGGCGTGGAGAGAGGTTAGAGAAAGAGCCCTATATCACCTCCCATCGGCACAATACTCGTCCGGCTTAGGCAGAAGAAGTGTAAGTCTTTCTAATGCCAGGGCCAACAATGGAATCTGAAGTGCCAGTGGAGCCACAATCCCTCAAGAAGCTAAGCTTCAAGTCCCTTAAACGATCTCTTGACCTCTTTTCCCCTCTCCATGGTCACTTCCCTCCTCCCGACCCTCAAAGGTAACCCCTTAAACCTCACattcaattaattaatctacTCTGTTCTACTGAATCCCAAATTAGTTAGGGTTCAGTACATGAATCCTCTATTCTACTTGTTACATTCCATTCTATCCATTTAACTTCCAACACATTAAATAGAAAAGGCTTCTTTTTTCTTGCCCTAATTTTCGTTTTCTTGGATATTGGGTTGTAGGTCCAATTGCAAGAACAATGCCAATCATTCAACTATGTTCTGAATTCGTAATTTGTTAGGGTTGATTATATGAATCCTTTATACTTGTTGCATTCCATTGTGTCCATTTAACTTCAACCACACTTAATATAAAGTGAACAAAAAgggatttcttttttttgaatatGATTGCTTTATCTAATTCTTTGGCCATTTTTATCCCTTTGAAAGAACAGTGTCAAACAATCAACTATGTTTTGAATTCTAAATCAGTTAGGTCTGGGTATATGAATCCTCTATACTTGTTTCACTCCTTCGTATCCATTTAACTTCAACACACTAaatagaaagaacaaaaaagggTTTTCTTGTTAGTGTGGAGTGTATGAATCCcaaatttttgttttcttgaatatgATTGCTTTATCTAGTCCTTTGCCCTTAAAGGTACCTCTTAAACTCATATTCATCTGAAATCTGATTAACAATAGTGGAGGCAAAATTTTCAACTAAGGGTTCAACATCTACcgtatatatacaaataaaaatTGACCTTTGTATGAACCCTTCCGGCACACTAGCTTGTCAATTAGTTGGGGTTGGGTGTATCAGTCCTCTATAGTTGTTCCATTCAATTGTGTCCATTAAACTTCAACACACCAAATAGAAAGAACAACAAGGGAATTTTTTTTCTGGCCTTAATTTTGGTTTTCTTGAGTATGGCTTCTTTATCTAATTCtttgccttttctttttatcCCTTTGTGCAGCAAGAAAATTCGAACGAGCTATAAGGTTAGTAGTCGTGTTGATTCTTGTCACAGATTTAATTTTCCTGCTAAGTAGATAAGGAAAGGAAGAAGTTCAATACTAGATTTTAGTGGATGCTTTACAAGTTGTGGGGAATTGTGTTATTCTTCAGTGCCTATCTTATGTATTTTGGGGATTCAAACAGATATGGGTTTTACATGTAACAGCTAAATGTTGAGTATGGAGGGATAAAAGGCACAGCAGCCCAACCATCTTCTAATGCGAAAGGGGCTGCGCAGAATCAAGCTCAACAAGCTTCTGCACCTTCAAATGCCCTAGCTCTTCCAGGTATTCGATATTCTCGTTAACTTAGAACCTTACATTAAACTTTCAGTCACTACACTTTCTTGCAGGAATATGGATCCTGCCGTAGTGAATTATGTTTCTCATTTTTTcggttaaaatatttttctctcttttatgATACATACCTTTGGCCTTTTTGGCAGGTCCTGAAAATACAAGAGAGAAGGGAACCGGAAATGAACTGGCTCTTGGTCCATCCATACCAGCGAAGGGCTCGTAAGTACTTTCTATCCTTCTTTATACACCCGCATGGAACCCACAGAGACACCCACATAAATCttggtgttttttttatttggagGATAGGATGTTGGCGGGGACCGATTGGCGTTTCCATACTCAAATTTATGTTTACAATATTGTGAAAATATTTTGCAGGACTGACGGGAAAAGCAGTGCTATTGTTTCTTCTCATGGTTCATCTGAAAGGTTGTTATGCTGCCTTTCTTTCCTATTATATTTCACTATATTACATGAGCTGTTGCTAATTCTTTGCAATTGCATCGATTTGTCTACTACGCCTTTTTTGCCCTCATCTTCCTACATTGGACTAAGGTAGTTTACTTATTTGGGCAATAGACTTGGATCTGGTTAGTCCTCTGGAGACCTTATTGGGGCTCTGTAACAAGCAGTCCGAAAGTGTTTAGAAACCACTCAACTAGTTGTTTGCTGTTTCCCGTGCTAAATTAAGAGTATTGAGATGAGAGTGAATGTAGTAAACATGGAGTTAATTCCCTAGATGGTCACTCAAGTTTAGAGAATTTCCTACAAAAGTCACCTTTGTTTCATTTAGGACAATAAAGTCACCCAAGTATCACTACTTTCCTTTAAAAGTACCTAAACACCTCAAAGTCTCCTTCTCTCCTAGTTGGCATGCCATGTCATTAGAGTCccattttttttgaataatagACCTGtttaactcatcaaactcatttaatcaaattcatattttatatccAGTCTAATATGAACCGGTTTAAAAACGGCAAAGGTACAAACTAGCATGAAATCTAAttgaattagaattaaaagatgaattctttaaatctataaataagttttaaaaataaaaataaaaaaattgaatttgagtTACTTTAGAGCTTTAGTTTATATATTGCTAGACATTAACATGACAAGTCGGAATATCCAtatcataacatgaaataaattaataatatattatatttcatataaGACTAATAATgtaatatttcaaaataaaaaataataataataataatataatattttaaaacaagTATTATAGTAATGAAAATTCTGAGAAATAAAAAGATCTCGATGGTATGGAAGGGAGATACCAAAAATTATACactacatacataaaaataaagaggaaaaatttGCACtggctttattttttaaaatatacgattttattagattttttaaaagttaaacgaTACGAATGTAATCTTTTTGTTATCTATGTAATTCTATTTTAATCTGGAAAGAATTTGTTGTTTAATGTGAAAAAAATATGCTATTTAAAAAAAGttgaatttgaatagaaaaattaaattacttgcattttaatttaaattgaaagataatatAATTGAATCGGGATTTAAAGAAACTTTAGATTTGAAAAGGTGGCTTAATAGAAAGATTGGTTTGATTCTTTTGCCGCTTTTTAACTAGGTCATATTTAATTGGgtaaaaatatgaatttgattaaatgagtttgatgagttaaatatgtctattattaaaaaaaatggggctTTAGTGACATGGCATGCCAACTAGGAGAGAAGGTGGATTTTGAGGTGTTTAGGTACTTATTAGGGAAAGTGGTGATACATGAGTGACCTTATTGttctaaatgaaacaaaaatgACTTTTGTAGGAAATTTCCTAAACTTGAATGACCATCCAAGGAATTAACTCAGTAAACATGATATGAGGTTCATTGTTATTTACTCTGTTGACCTTTTCTCTTCCAATAAAGTAGCACTCTTTACCAACTCATTCAAATATGGTGCATTTTAGGGACAATTTTCTGTGAAGTGAATATACTTCTGGCATCGGTATTACAAGGCTTCAACTTTTAAGCAGTTTGATAGTGTTTATCCATAAGCTTGAGGGGTTGGTTTATGTGATGTCTGGATATCATCATGGATTGTCAGTACTAATGTTATGAGATCTTGTTAAAGACACTTAAGTGGTCTCCTGTAACTGTCTGATGTTGTGCTTATTGTAATTCAGGATTGCCAATTTTCCAGTATAAGGTGATTTTGAAATCTATTATGTATGAACGTGTGGTTATACCAGAATAATGCGCTTGTCAAAATACTAGAGGAAGGGAACTATTCAAAACTAGATGGAGGGCTATGTCAAATCTGTATTTCAGCTTTCATGTTGCTTAACGGATAATTCAAAATTGTTAGATTATCCTTTTTTGTTGTATTCCCTTCTAATAGGAGTTTAATCAAATGACACAAAGAACGTAATGTGTAACTCGGAATATACGAATATGTattttttgattaagcaccgggtgtccgagtctctttgagccccGACTAATCCCGGGGGTGCACAGGCCCTCGGCAAGGAGTTTCCCGCAAGTGCACCACGGGTAATTCAGGGTTTCCCCAGTCCGATGGCCCTCAGAAATTGTTTGCACCCAGCGGGTTTCGAACTCGTACTTGTTTGACTAATGCAATACCTTGACATAATTTTTATCCCAAAAGTTCATGTTGATAGCATATCAAAATTTTGATCTTGAGTGCAACAGTTTAGATGCTTGAGTTGGTATCTGGACATTTCCATTTTAACAGAGCCACAAGGATGTCTATGTATGTGTttccttcatttcattttttataattgtGGTTTTCAAGCCAACTTGCCCGTACCTCGACTATTTCACCGGGTACATGTTACCTCCCACCAAAACAAGTATCGGATAACTTTGCCCTCCAAGTCTTGGTCAAATTGGAAGAAATCATCTTAATGCTTTTGGTTTTTGTTGGGATTggttcaagtttttttttttttcttaattttacaTAGGGGTAGGGAAGGGGGAAATGGGGGATGGGATTATAACGTGGGGAtttgaaccctcaccaacaaggtgaaagttcaggtagccaaccaactgagctactaagtCCCTGTGAATTGAACATTAGGCCTGCATCTgtatgttctttttttcttcttaacaaGATTGCGTCTCTGATAAATCAACCAAGACAAACTGCAAAAGAATTTGCTTCTTTAAGCCATCATATCTTGTACTCATGTGATGAATTCTTTACTTTTATTCCCTTCAGAAATCTGTCAACTGCTGCAATCATGGAAAGAATACCAAGCAGATGGCCTCGCCCAATATGGCGTGCTCCCTGGAAAAATTACAGGGTAAGATAATTCTGTTGTTGTAGTGGCTGGGCATTATTGTACACTGATTAAAGCCTGGCTGTGTTTCTATGTTTTTATTTCTAATAAATTTCTTATTGTTCCAAGTTTTCATGTAGTGGTTTCAATTATTCTTTAGCACCTGACTTCAGCTAAATGACCTTACGGCGTGAAAAAGGCAGTGTGTGTGAATCAATTTAACCTTCTTGCTATTGTCATTTAATTACCGTTGCAGTCCTTAAATTTGGTTGTAACTATATCAATCATCTGGTGGAGGGTATGAAGCTACACTTAATAtcttaaatattttctccatcAGGTTTTGTACTTATGACCTGCTTTTAGATTACCAAAAATTCATCgctaagaaattcaaaatttctACTTTGCAGTAAATTTTGAATGTTTAAAACTGTAGAGCCACTTTACCAGCTTAACTTATGAAGAGTTGATCTCTAAGAAGATTGGACTTCCAAGTTCCTATATTCTGTGGTCTGGTCAAAAGAGCAAGATAGTGGGTGCCGGTGGCCTCGTAACAATTTAAACATTTGTTGATTTGAATCGCGAGACCTCTTGTTATGTACTAGTCCCATAAAGGACAAACTCTATAAATTGGTCTAGTTCATTCAAGAGACCGTCAATGATCCGTTTTCATTAATTTATACTTTACACCTGCACTTTTTTGCTGTTCAGTCTTCAATGTGGCATGGCATATCATAGATCTAAATTCTAATGCATGGTATTGTTTAATTGTATAGGTTATCAGTGGCCATTTGGGATGGGTGCGGTCCGTTGCGGTGGATCCTAGCAATACTTGGTTTTGTACAGGATCAGCCGATCGAACTATCAAGGTAAAAGAATTGTATCATGAAAATTCCAATGGGGCATAAACCTGTCAGTGTGCCtttggatttttatttttttgtttgggtGGGGAGGAATTGGAAGTGTTCAAGAATCCAGTTTTTGCGGAGATGAAacatttctcttttttattttcttgactCAGTAGAGATGAACCATTTATCATGTTGACcacaatttttaatttaaaagccGCTGTAATATTGGGTTTAAGGTGTAATGGCTCTGGAATCTAGTCACCCTGTTTCAGCTTGTGCACCTTAGACCAGTTCTACCAGCTGCAAACTGTTAGCTAAGTCACATCATTCTTCAACAGCCAGTATCATATCGGATGAGCTAGTTGTGCTGAAAGAATTACTGAAGTACTTACATATTACCCTGGACTAAAAAATTGAAATAGCACCGATAAGAAAATGGAAATAGAATTGCTGGTATCCGAATTCATTTTTGGGAGTGTAATAACTTTACTAGTTTTCTCCAAGTTCAGGTGAAAATTAATGCACATTTATGCAGTTTTTATTTGAATGTAGCCTGGATTTTGTTACTTTGCATAAAAAACATTATTGTATGCACGACCAGCAATGAAGATGATTTAGTTGTGATTATATACTATCTACCATTAAGTATCACTTCTGATCATGAGTCTTAATATCTTGGAGGTTAGTTGGAAAATCTGTGTGCGCGCTTCATAGAAGGCTCTAGAGTTGGTACTCGAGACAGAGTTATATTACTACATTCCTAAGTTATTGAAGGCATATTATGGTAATTGGTGAGGTCGTGAGGACACATCTTTGCCTGAGTCTTTATTAGACTGGTGGGAATTTGTTACcagtttttattttcatatactGATGGCTACACATATATTAGGCAGTTGTAGTTGGTTGTCCATTAGGCGCTAAGtctatcttcttttttctgCCATGGCACTAGATATGGGATTTAGCAAGTGGAAGACTGAAGCTCACTTTAACAGGGCACATTGAACAAGTGCGAGGTTTGTTCTCTAGAACTTTTATTTGTTCAGAAGTTCGATCAAATATTATAACATGTTTGAGGATATTGAGTGCTAACCTAAAATATAGACCAGTGACAATAGGAGTCTCCTTGCAGGCCTTGCTGTTAGccacaaacacacatacatgtTCTCAGCTGGTGATGATAAGCTAGTTAAATGCTGGGACCTGGAACAAAATAAGGTAATTGTGTCAGTGCTGATTGCCATTCACAACTCAGGGTCAATGTTTTGGGGTACATGTTGACTTATATGTTTTTTTCAGGTGATCCGCTCCTATCATGGCCACCTCAGTGGTGTTTATTGCTTGGCTCTTCATCCAACCATTGACATCTTGTTCACTGGGGGTCGTGATTCTGTCTGCCGGGTATTATTACTGATGCTTCTTTTTTTAGGTGATAGCTGATCCTAGTACTGAAGCTTTTAGTAGTTTTCTACTTTGTACTTTCTATGTCAATACCTGTGAAGTTCTgacttttatttgaaatttatcaTGATTTCAGGTTTGGGATATTCGTAGCAAGATGCAAATTCATGCTCTATCCGGTCATGATAACACTGTTTGTTCTGTTTTCACCAGGCCGATGGTAAGCATTCCTTTATAGTTGGGTCTATTTGTTACAGCTATGTCTTCATATTTTAAGCATGAGGCTAATACAGC encodes:
- the LOC132063935 gene encoding uncharacterized protein LOC132063935 translates to MSKKNDLGRRKRQHEYDLRREKAEKEKLEKKLQAKKNKMKVDGKDKKKKGGSGFQVGKKKLKTKMTPLAKAKAAQAMEIEK
- the LOC132063934 gene encoding protein pleiotropic regulatory locus 1 → MPGPTMESEVPVEPQSLKKLSFKSLKRSLDLFSPLHGHFPPPDPQSKKIRTSYKLNVEYGGIKGTAAQPSSNAKGAAQNQAQQASAPSNALALPGPENTREKGTGNELALGPSIPAKGSTDGKSSAIVSSHGSSERNLSTAAIMERIPSRWPRPIWRAPWKNYRVISGHLGWVRSVAVDPSNTWFCTGSADRTIKIWDLASGRLKLTLTGHIEQVRGLAVSHKHTYMFSAGDDKLVKCWDLEQNKVIRSYHGHLSGVYCLALHPTIDILFTGGRDSVCRVWDIRSKMQIHALSGHDNTVCSVFTRPMDPQVITGSHDSTIKLWDLRYGKAMATLTHHKKSVRAMAQHPSEDCFASASADNIKKFSLPKGEFMHNMLSQQKTIVNAMAVNDDGVMVTGGDNGSMWFWDWKSGHNFQQAQTIVQPGSLDSEAGIYALTYDVTGSRLISCEADKTIKMWKEDENATPETHPLHFKPPKDIRRF